A stretch of the Capsicum annuum cultivar UCD-10X-F1 chromosome 8, UCD10Xv1.1, whole genome shotgun sequence genome encodes the following:
- the LOC107840017 gene encoding BRASSINOSTEROID INSENSITIVE 1-associated receptor kinase 1 isoform X3 — protein MMDQWVLGILGSASVFLCLIGVLLVPVYANTEGDALNALKTNLLDPNNVLQSWDPTLVNPCTWFHVTCNSENRVTRVDLGNANLSGQLVPQLGQLQNLQYLELYSNNLSGRIPFELGNLTNLVSLDLYLNKLVGPIPETLGKLKKLRFLRLNNNSLTGQIPMLLTTVDSLQVLDLSNNHLSGLVPVNGSFSLFTPISFANNQLDVPPASPPPPISPTPTSPGVGNSATGAIAGGVAAGAALLFAAPAILLAWWRRRKPEDHFFDVPAEEDPEVHLGQLKRFSLRELQVATDNFSNKNILGRGGFGKVYKGRLADGSLVAVKRLKEERTQGGELQFQTEVEMISMAVHRNLLRLWGFCMTATERLLVYPYMANGSVASRLRERPESDPPLGWPIRKCIALGSARGLAYLHDHCDPKIIHRDVKAANILLDEEYEAVVGDFGLAKLMDYKDTHVTTAVRGTIGHIAPEYLSTGKSSEKTDVFGYGVTLLELITGQRAFDLARLANDDDVMLLDWGSEHRGEDPTFLYASPYKQNTIIAVLNTMKI, from the exons TTGAATGCACTGAAGACCAACTTGCTTGATCCTAACAATGTTCTACAGAGTTGGGATCCAACTCTTGTTAATCCTTGTACTTGGTTTCACGTGACCTGCAACAGTGAGAATAGGGTAACCAGAGT TGATCTTGGAAATGCAAATTTGTCGGGTCAACTCGTTCCACAGCTTGGTCAACTCCAGAATTTGCAATACTT GGAACTTTATAGTAATAATTTAAGTGGAAGAATTCCTTTTGAACTGGGGAATTTGACGAATTTGGTGAGCTTGGATCTTTACCTGAACAAGTTAGTTGGTCCAATCCCTGAGACTTTGGGCAAGCTTAAGAAACTACGTTTCCT GAGGCTCAACAATAACAGCTTGACTGGACAAATCCCAATGTTGTTAACCACAGTCGATTCACTTCAAGTGCT TGATCTGTCAAACAATCATTTGTCAGGGCTTGTTCCAGTCAATGGTTCCTTTTCGCTTTTTACTCCTATTAG TTTTGCAAATAATCAATTGGATGTTCCTCCAGCTTCTCCACCTCCTCCTATTTCTCCAACACCCACTTCTCCAG GTGTGGGAAACAGTGCAACCGGGGCGATTGCTGGTGGTGTTGCTGCAGGGGCTGCTCTTCTGTTTGCAGCTCCTGCAATTTTGCTTGCTTGGTGGCGTAGAAGGAAACCAGAAGACCACTTCTTTGATGTTCCAG CTGAGGAGGATCCAGAAGTTCATCTTGGACAACTCAAGAGGTTTTCCTTGCGCGAATTACAAGTTGCTACTGACAACTTTAGCAACAAAAATATACTTGGCAGAGGAGGATTTGGCAAGGTTTACAAGGGCAGGTTGGCTGATGGCTCTTTAGTTGCAGTTAAAAGATTAAAAGAGGAGCGAACTCAAGGCGGGGAGTTACAGTTTCAGACAGAAGTAGAAATGATTAGTATGGCCGTGCATCGAAATCTACTTCGTTTATGGGGGTTTTGCATGACAGCAACTGAACGGTTGCTTGTTTATCCATACATGGCGAATGGAAGTGTTGCTTCACGCTTAAGAG AGCGGCCAGAATCAGATCCACCTCTTGGATGGCCAATAAGGAAGTGTATAGCACTAGGATCTGCAAGAGGCCTTGCTTATTTGCATGATCACTGTGACCCTAAGATCATTCACCGTGATGTCAAAGCTGCAAACATATTGTTGGATGAAGAGTATGAAGCAGTTGTTGGGGATTTTGGGCTAGCCAAACTCATGGACTACAAGGATACTCATGTTACTACTGCTGTACGTGGTACAATTGGGCATATCGCCCCCGAGTATTTATCCACGGGTAAATCTTCAGAGAAAACTGATGTGTTTGGCTACGGAGTTACGCTTCTAGAGCTCATAACAGGGCAAAGGGCCTTTGATCTTGCTCGACTTGCAAATGATGATGATGTCATGTTGCTAGACTGG GGAAGTGAGCACAGGGGAGAGGATCCCACTTTCCTGTATGCATCTCCCTACAAGCAGAACACCATCATTGCTGTACTCAACacgatgaaaatataa
- the LOC107840017 gene encoding BRASSINOSTEROID INSENSITIVE 1-associated receptor kinase 1 isoform X1 — MMDQWVLGILGSASVFLCLIGVLLVPVYANTEGDALNALKTNLLDPNNVLQSWDPTLVNPCTWFHVTCNSENRVTRVDLGNANLSGQLVPQLGQLQNLQYLELYSNNLSGRIPFELGNLTNLVSLDLYLNKLVGPIPETLGKLKKLRFLRLNNNSLTGQIPMLLTTVDSLQVLDLSNNHLSGLVPVNGSFSLFTPISFANNQLDVPPASPPPPISPTPTSPGVGNSATGAIAGGVAAGAALLFAAPAILLAWWRRRKPEDHFFDVPAEEDPEVHLGQLKRFSLRELQVATDNFSNKNILGRGGFGKVYKGRLADGSLVAVKRLKEERTQGGELQFQTEVEMISMAVHRNLLRLWGFCMTATERLLVYPYMANGSVASRLRERPESDPPLGWPIRKCIALGSARGLAYLHDHCDPKIIHRDVKAANILLDEEYEAVVGDFGLAKLMDYKDTHVTTAVRGTIGHIAPEYLSTGKSSEKTDVFGYGVTLLELITGQRAFDLARLANDDDVMLLDWVKGLLKDEKYETLVDADLQGNYNEEEVKQLIQVALLCTQSSPMERPKMSEVVRMLEGDGLAERWEEWQKEEMFRQDFNHAHHPNTDWIIADSTYNLRPDELSGPR; from the exons TTGAATGCACTGAAGACCAACTTGCTTGATCCTAACAATGTTCTACAGAGTTGGGATCCAACTCTTGTTAATCCTTGTACTTGGTTTCACGTGACCTGCAACAGTGAGAATAGGGTAACCAGAGT TGATCTTGGAAATGCAAATTTGTCGGGTCAACTCGTTCCACAGCTTGGTCAACTCCAGAATTTGCAATACTT GGAACTTTATAGTAATAATTTAAGTGGAAGAATTCCTTTTGAACTGGGGAATTTGACGAATTTGGTGAGCTTGGATCTTTACCTGAACAAGTTAGTTGGTCCAATCCCTGAGACTTTGGGCAAGCTTAAGAAACTACGTTTCCT GAGGCTCAACAATAACAGCTTGACTGGACAAATCCCAATGTTGTTAACCACAGTCGATTCACTTCAAGTGCT TGATCTGTCAAACAATCATTTGTCAGGGCTTGTTCCAGTCAATGGTTCCTTTTCGCTTTTTACTCCTATTAG TTTTGCAAATAATCAATTGGATGTTCCTCCAGCTTCTCCACCTCCTCCTATTTCTCCAACACCCACTTCTCCAG GTGTGGGAAACAGTGCAACCGGGGCGATTGCTGGTGGTGTTGCTGCAGGGGCTGCTCTTCTGTTTGCAGCTCCTGCAATTTTGCTTGCTTGGTGGCGTAGAAGGAAACCAGAAGACCACTTCTTTGATGTTCCAG CTGAGGAGGATCCAGAAGTTCATCTTGGACAACTCAAGAGGTTTTCCTTGCGCGAATTACAAGTTGCTACTGACAACTTTAGCAACAAAAATATACTTGGCAGAGGAGGATTTGGCAAGGTTTACAAGGGCAGGTTGGCTGATGGCTCTTTAGTTGCAGTTAAAAGATTAAAAGAGGAGCGAACTCAAGGCGGGGAGTTACAGTTTCAGACAGAAGTAGAAATGATTAGTATGGCCGTGCATCGAAATCTACTTCGTTTATGGGGGTTTTGCATGACAGCAACTGAACGGTTGCTTGTTTATCCATACATGGCGAATGGAAGTGTTGCTTCACGCTTAAGAG AGCGGCCAGAATCAGATCCACCTCTTGGATGGCCAATAAGGAAGTGTATAGCACTAGGATCTGCAAGAGGCCTTGCTTATTTGCATGATCACTGTGACCCTAAGATCATTCACCGTGATGTCAAAGCTGCAAACATATTGTTGGATGAAGAGTATGAAGCAGTTGTTGGGGATTTTGGGCTAGCCAAACTCATGGACTACAAGGATACTCATGTTACTACTGCTGTACGTGGTACAATTGGGCATATCGCCCCCGAGTATTTATCCACGGGTAAATCTTCAGAGAAAACTGATGTGTTTGGCTACGGAGTTACGCTTCTAGAGCTCATAACAGGGCAAAGGGCCTTTGATCTTGCTCGACTTGCAAATGATGATGATGTCATGTTGCTAGACTGG GTCAAGGGACTCCTGAAGGATGAGAAGTATGAAACATTAGTAGATGCAGATCTTCAGggtaattacaatgaagaagaggTGAAACAGCTCATTCAGGTAGCTCTACTCTGCACACAGAGCTCCCCTATGGAACGTCCAAAAATGTCGGAAGTGGTAAGAATGCTCGAGGGTGATGGCCTAGCTGAGAGGTGGGAAGAGTGGCAGAAGGAGGAGATGTTCCGACAGGACTTCAACCATGCTCACCATCCTAACACTGATTGGATTATTGCAGACTCCACTTATAATCTACGACCCGATGAGTTATCAGGGCCAAGATGA
- the LOC107840017 gene encoding BRASSINOSTEROID INSENSITIVE 1-associated receptor kinase 1 isoform X2 — protein MMDQWVLGILGSASVFLCLIGVLLVPVYANTEGDALNALKTNLLDPNNVLQSWDPTLVNPCTWFHVTCNSENRVTRVDLGNANLSGQLVPQLGQLQNLQYLELYSNNLSGRIPFELGNLTNLVSLDLYLNKRLNNNSLTGQIPMLLTTVDSLQVLDLSNNHLSGLVPVNGSFSLFTPISFANNQLDVPPASPPPPISPTPTSPGVGNSATGAIAGGVAAGAALLFAAPAILLAWWRRRKPEDHFFDVPAEEDPEVHLGQLKRFSLRELQVATDNFSNKNILGRGGFGKVYKGRLADGSLVAVKRLKEERTQGGELQFQTEVEMISMAVHRNLLRLWGFCMTATERLLVYPYMANGSVASRLRERPESDPPLGWPIRKCIALGSARGLAYLHDHCDPKIIHRDVKAANILLDEEYEAVVGDFGLAKLMDYKDTHVTTAVRGTIGHIAPEYLSTGKSSEKTDVFGYGVTLLELITGQRAFDLARLANDDDVMLLDWVKGLLKDEKYETLVDADLQGNYNEEEVKQLIQVALLCTQSSPMERPKMSEVVRMLEGDGLAERWEEWQKEEMFRQDFNHAHHPNTDWIIADSTYNLRPDELSGPR, from the exons TTGAATGCACTGAAGACCAACTTGCTTGATCCTAACAATGTTCTACAGAGTTGGGATCCAACTCTTGTTAATCCTTGTACTTGGTTTCACGTGACCTGCAACAGTGAGAATAGGGTAACCAGAGT TGATCTTGGAAATGCAAATTTGTCGGGTCAACTCGTTCCACAGCTTGGTCAACTCCAGAATTTGCAATACTT GGAACTTTATAGTAATAATTTAAGTGGAAGAATTCCTTTTGAACTGGGGAATTTGACGAATTTGGTGAGCTTGGATCTTTACCTGAACAA GAGGCTCAACAATAACAGCTTGACTGGACAAATCCCAATGTTGTTAACCACAGTCGATTCACTTCAAGTGCT TGATCTGTCAAACAATCATTTGTCAGGGCTTGTTCCAGTCAATGGTTCCTTTTCGCTTTTTACTCCTATTAG TTTTGCAAATAATCAATTGGATGTTCCTCCAGCTTCTCCACCTCCTCCTATTTCTCCAACACCCACTTCTCCAG GTGTGGGAAACAGTGCAACCGGGGCGATTGCTGGTGGTGTTGCTGCAGGGGCTGCTCTTCTGTTTGCAGCTCCTGCAATTTTGCTTGCTTGGTGGCGTAGAAGGAAACCAGAAGACCACTTCTTTGATGTTCCAG CTGAGGAGGATCCAGAAGTTCATCTTGGACAACTCAAGAGGTTTTCCTTGCGCGAATTACAAGTTGCTACTGACAACTTTAGCAACAAAAATATACTTGGCAGAGGAGGATTTGGCAAGGTTTACAAGGGCAGGTTGGCTGATGGCTCTTTAGTTGCAGTTAAAAGATTAAAAGAGGAGCGAACTCAAGGCGGGGAGTTACAGTTTCAGACAGAAGTAGAAATGATTAGTATGGCCGTGCATCGAAATCTACTTCGTTTATGGGGGTTTTGCATGACAGCAACTGAACGGTTGCTTGTTTATCCATACATGGCGAATGGAAGTGTTGCTTCACGCTTAAGAG AGCGGCCAGAATCAGATCCACCTCTTGGATGGCCAATAAGGAAGTGTATAGCACTAGGATCTGCAAGAGGCCTTGCTTATTTGCATGATCACTGTGACCCTAAGATCATTCACCGTGATGTCAAAGCTGCAAACATATTGTTGGATGAAGAGTATGAAGCAGTTGTTGGGGATTTTGGGCTAGCCAAACTCATGGACTACAAGGATACTCATGTTACTACTGCTGTACGTGGTACAATTGGGCATATCGCCCCCGAGTATTTATCCACGGGTAAATCTTCAGAGAAAACTGATGTGTTTGGCTACGGAGTTACGCTTCTAGAGCTCATAACAGGGCAAAGGGCCTTTGATCTTGCTCGACTTGCAAATGATGATGATGTCATGTTGCTAGACTGG GTCAAGGGACTCCTGAAGGATGAGAAGTATGAAACATTAGTAGATGCAGATCTTCAGggtaattacaatgaagaagaggTGAAACAGCTCATTCAGGTAGCTCTACTCTGCACACAGAGCTCCCCTATGGAACGTCCAAAAATGTCGGAAGTGGTAAGAATGCTCGAGGGTGATGGCCTAGCTGAGAGGTGGGAAGAGTGGCAGAAGGAGGAGATGTTCCGACAGGACTTCAACCATGCTCACCATCCTAACACTGATTGGATTATTGCAGACTCCACTTATAATCTACGACCCGATGAGTTATCAGGGCCAAGATGA